The following are from one region of the bacterium genome:
- a CDS encoding helix-turn-helix transcriptional regulator, with product MTNTKEHKIIGKWLRGKREEACLSRAQLAGLIGQNESFIGRYESGVRLDVIQFAKIVIALKADPCKVFKQCLENVEQE from the coding sequence ATGACCAATACAAAAGAACATAAAATAATTGGGAAATGGCTTAGAGGGAAACGGGAAGAAGCCTGCTTATCACGGGCTCAATTGGCGGGATTAATCGGACAAAACGAGTCTTTTATTGGACGTTACGAATCAGGCGTTCGACTTGATGTCATCCAGTTCGCCAAAATCGTCATCGCTCTGAAAGCCGACCCCTGTAAAGTCTTTAAACAGTGCCTGGAGAATGTAGAACAGGAGTAG
- a CDS encoding response regulator has product MKIVFVDDDPMVLHVLGGVFRRRGHAVLTYDTPLSCPIYTARHGACFPESTCPDIIISDYDMPEVDGAQFIETIMKKGCKCKRLALLSGKGIPDSVMMRLAKYGTRFFTKPLDFVELEVWLMLAERNG; this is encoded by the coding sequence ATGAAAATCGTTTTCGTTGATGATGACCCCATGGTTCTGCATGTGTTGGGTGGCGTTTTCCGCCGCCGGGGCCATGCGGTTTTAACCTACGACACCCCGCTTTCGTGTCCCATTTACACGGCACGACACGGGGCCTGTTTCCCTGAATCCACGTGTCCCGATATCATCATCTCGGACTATGACATGCCGGAAGTAGATGGGGCACAATTCATCGAAACGATCATGAAAAAAGGATGCAAGTGCAAACGCCTTGCACTCCTCTCCGGCAAAGGGATCCCCGATTCTGTTATGATGCGTTTGGCGAAATATGGCACCAGATTCTTCACCAAACCCCTCGACTTCGTGGAACTTGAGGTCTGGTTGATGCTGGCCGAACGGAATGGATAA
- a CDS encoding transporter substrate-binding domain-containing protein, which yields MTIKYRLMVTVIGFVSAVVSAAYAQHIVISTLNAHDPATEIAEKIMTEAYKRIGLTMDIRYFPGERALETANSGDVDGELYRKNGIEQTFPNLIRIPFVISKNDFVVFTKSKSFKVKGWESLAPYSVGYQRGVKAIEMNLTKDTKAEAVTTLEQAFKKLDQGRSDVVIDARLSGLRLLKDMRLNGIGIVEPPLAQIENFHYLHVKNKHLVEPLTMSLQQMEKEGVLQKLQQQVVEAIQSPLVISRVEACPDRCVSVPPERESTIILGNTNMRPPLPARGLTRDIHTRE from the coding sequence ATGACTATAAAATACCGCCTAATGGTGACCGTCATTGGATTCGTATCGGCAGTAGTGAGCGCGGCATACGCCCAACACATCGTCATTTCAACCTTAAATGCGCATGACCCGGCGACAGAAATTGCTGAAAAAATCATGACGGAAGCCTATAAACGAATTGGCTTGACGATGGATATTCGCTATTTCCCCGGAGAACGAGCCCTTGAAACCGCTAACTCTGGCGATGTGGATGGGGAGCTTTACCGAAAGAATGGGATTGAGCAAACTTTTCCCAATTTGATCAGGATACCATTCGTCATCTCAAAAAATGATTTTGTAGTTTTCACTAAATCCAAGTCATTTAAGGTGAAGGGATGGGAAAGTCTTGCGCCCTATAGCGTCGGGTATCAGCGCGGGGTGAAAGCCATTGAAATGAATCTTACAAAAGACACGAAGGCAGAAGCTGTGACCACACTGGAACAAGCCTTTAAGAAACTTGACCAGGGAAGGAGTGATGTCGTCATAGATGCCCGTCTATCAGGCCTGCGACTACTCAAAGACATGCGGTTGAACGGGATTGGCATAGTGGAGCCACCGCTCGCCCAAATCGAAAATTTTCATTACCTGCACGTCAAAAACAAGCATCTTGTCGAACCGCTCACGATGTCATTGCAACAGATGGAGAAAGAGGGGGTCTTGCAAAAGCTCCAGCAGCAAGTTGTGGAAGCCATTCAATCCCCTCTAGTGATATCGCGTGTTGAGGCGTGTCCCGACAGGTGTGTATCGGTGCCGCCCGAAAGGGAATCTACGATTATTCTTGGCAATACAAATATGAGGCCGCCGCTTCCGGCAAGAGGACTGACAAGGGATATTCACACACGGGAGTAA
- a CDS encoding helix-turn-helix transcriptional regulator, with amino-acid sequence MTESIHSPEYQHVLAKLVKMRDDAGLSQRDLAKLLGRENSFVWRIETGKRRLDVVEFFWVCKVLDRNAEIEYRDMIQKIIGASKVVKARKRKV; translated from the coding sequence ATGACGGAATCAATCCATAGTCCTGAGTATCAGCATGTTCTTGCAAAGTTGGTTAAAATGCGGGATGACGCGGGACTTTCACAGCGTGATCTTGCCAAGCTTTTGGGGCGTGAGAATTCGTTCGTGTGGCGCATTGAAACAGGTAAGCGGCGTCTGGATGTAGTGGAGTTTTTCTGGGTCTGCAAGGTGCTTGATAGGAATGCCGAGATTGAATACAGGGACATGATTCAAAAAATTATCGGTGCTTCGAAAGTCGTCAAAGCCCGAAAGCGTAAGGTCTGA